In Prunus dulcis chromosome 1, ALMONDv2, whole genome shotgun sequence, the following are encoded in one genomic region:
- the LOC117615977 gene encoding zinc finger MYM-type protein 1-like: protein MERYFKRKFSSTTSSSDNVGSSSVRDVGISRDVVGSSKESELQDVLANLPADPGLRPQMLDYDPNIRDEVRRAYLQKGPCQPKDHTFPQTDLSGYDRRFNVKWFDEFDWLEYSISKDAAFCLYCYLFKSNFKIGQGCSDVFTEVGFTNWKKKDKIRQHVGGVGSVHNQSRQYCVDLMNQKQHIQTVLIKQSDQARIDYRICLTASLDCVRFLLKQGLPFRGNDESDTSNNKGNYVELLQFLADHDEKVKAVVLENAPGNLKLIAPTIQKDLVNACATETIKKIIKDMDGAFFSLLVDESHDISVKEQMAVVFRYVDKRGYVIERFVGIQHVSDTTSNSLKEAIDTLFSREELSISMLRGQGYDGASNMKGEFNGLKTQILRENPYAYYIHCFAHQLQLALVAVAKGNADVATFFTSCNSLVNIVGASCRRRDMLRDQLQKNITEALENDDLPTGRGLNQETSLKRAGDTRWNSHYGTLLSIISMFKSVVKVLKLIIEDGSTDNIGEANRSLREIQSFEFVFHLFFMRSLLGATNDLSQALQRKDQDIGNAMSLVKDCKDTLKI from the coding sequence ATGGAACGATATTTTAAGAGAAAGTTTTCATCAACTACCTCTAGTTCAGATAATGTGGGTAGTTCAAGTGTAAGAGATGTGGGTATTTCAAGAGATGTGGTGGGTAGTTCGAAAGAAAGTGAGTTGCAAGATGTATTGGCTAATCTTCCTGCAGACCCTGGACTTCGACCTCAAATGTTGGATTATGATCCTAACATTCGAGACGAAGTTCGAAGAGCATATCTACAGAAGGGTCCATGTCAACCTAAGGATCACACATTTCCACAAACCGATCTTTCAGGGTATGATCGACGCTTTAATGTCAAGTGGTTTGATGAGTTTGACTGGTTGGAGTACAGTATTAGTAAAGATGCTGCATTTTGCCTTTATTGTTATCTCTtcaaatccaatttcaaaattgGTCAAGGCTGTAGCGATGTCTTCACCGAGGTGGGTTTTacaaattggaagaagaaagataaaattagGCAACATGTTGGAGGTGTTGGGAGTGTTCATAATCAATCTAGACAATATTGTGTGGATCTTATGAATCAAAAGCAACACATCCAAACAGTTTTGATAAAGCAATCAGACCAAGCTCGCATTGATTATCGTATTTGCTTGACAGCTTCTCTTGATTGTGTGAGATTTTTGTTGAAGCAAGGTCTTCCTTTTCGTGGCAATGATGAGAGTGACACTTCAAACAACAAGGGGAATTATGTAGAACTCTTACAATTTCTTGCTGATCATGATGAGAAAGTTAAGGCTGTTGTGTTAGAAAATGCTCCAGGGAATCTCAAGCTCATAGCTCCAACAATTCAAAAAGATCTTGTGAATGCTTGTGCAACTGAAACTATTAAGAAAATCATTAAGGATATGGATGGTGCCTTCTTCTCCTTATTAGTTGATGAATCACATGATATATCAGTCAAAGAACAAATGGCGGTGGTGTTTCGTTATGTGGACAAAAGAGGGTATgtaattgaaaggtttgtgggCATTCAACATGTTAGTGACACTACATCAAACTCACTAAAAGAGGCTATTGACACATTGTTTTCAAGAGAAGAATTGAGCATTTCCATGCTAAGAGGACAAGGATATGATGGAGCTAGTAATATGAAGGGTGAGTTCAATGGTCTTAAAACacagattttgagagaaaatccTTATGCCTATTATATTCATTGTTTTGCACATCAACTTCAATTAGCTCTTGTGGCTGTGGCAAAGGGAAATGCTGATGTTGCAACTTTCTTCACATCTTGCAATAGCTTGGTTAATATTGTTGGAGCATCGTGTAGGCGACGTGACATGCTTAGAGATCAACTACAGAAGAATATTACAGAAGCTCTTGAAAATGATGATCTTCCAACAGGGCGAGGCTTAAATCAAGAAACTTCTCTCAAGCGTGCCGGTGATACACGTTGGAACTCACATTATGGTACATTACTTAGTATCATTTCCATGTTCAAATCTGTGGTGAAAGTGCTTAAATTGATTATTGAGGATGGCTCCACTGATAATATAGGTGAAGCAAATAGGTCTTTGAGAGAAATAcaatcttttgagtttgtatTTCACCTATTTTTTATGAGATCTTTATTGGGAGCCACAAATGATTTGTCACAAGCATTACAAAGAAAAGACCAAGATATTGGGAATGCAATGTCTTTAGTCAAAGATTGCAAGGACACACTAAAGATATGA
- the LOC117615144 gene encoding transcription factor bHLH153-like isoform X1 — protein MIVSSLCNAGARFSGEEGIDVRNMTEHKRSPCSVDQSNFTSLASKRHKTDLSISTKERKEKLGERIVALQQLVSPYGKTDTASVLLEAMDYIRFLHEQVKVLSAPYLESTPTAKMQELEPYSLRSRGLCLVPVSCTAGVAQSNGADIWAPIKNTSPKFENAISQFH, from the exons ATGATTGTTAGCTCTCTCTGCAATGCAGGCGCTAGGTTCTCG GGGGAAGAAGGGATTGATGTAAGAAACATGACAGAACACAAAAGAAGCCCCTGCTCTGTTGATCAAAGCAATTTTACTTCTCTTGCATCCAAACGACATAAGACTGATTTGTCCATCTCCACAAAG gagaggaaagagaagcTTGGTGAACGGATTGTAGCTTTGCAACAGCTTGTTTCGCCATATGGAAAG ACAGACACAGCTTCAGTCCTGCTGGAGGCAATGGATTACATACGCTTCCTTCATGAACAAGTTAAG GTGTTGAGCGCTCCATACCTTGAAAGCACACCAACAGCTAAGATGCAG GAATTAGAGCCATACAGCTTGAGAAGCAGAGGTCTGTGCCTTGTTCCTGTCTCTTGTACTGCCGGAGTTGCTCAAAGTAATGGTGCAGATATCTGGGCCCCCATTAAGAATACTTCCCCCAAGTTTGAGAACGCTATCTCACAATTCCATTGA
- the LOC117615144 gene encoding transcription factor bHLH153-like isoform X2 produces the protein MTEHKRSPCSVDQSNFTSLASKRHKTDLSISTKERKEKLGERIVALQQLVSPYGKTDTASVLLEAMDYIRFLHEQVKVLSAPYLESTPTAKMQELEPYSLRSRGLCLVPVSCTAGVAQSNGADIWAPIKNTSPKFENAISQFH, from the exons ATGACAGAACACAAAAGAAGCCCCTGCTCTGTTGATCAAAGCAATTTTACTTCTCTTGCATCCAAACGACATAAGACTGATTTGTCCATCTCCACAAAG gagaggaaagagaagcTTGGTGAACGGATTGTAGCTTTGCAACAGCTTGTTTCGCCATATGGAAAG ACAGACACAGCTTCAGTCCTGCTGGAGGCAATGGATTACATACGCTTCCTTCATGAACAAGTTAAG GTGTTGAGCGCTCCATACCTTGAAAGCACACCAACAGCTAAGATGCAG GAATTAGAGCCATACAGCTTGAGAAGCAGAGGTCTGTGCCTTGTTCCTGTCTCTTGTACTGCCGGAGTTGCTCAAAGTAATGGTGCAGATATCTGGGCCCCCATTAAGAATACTTCCCCCAAGTTTGAGAACGCTATCTCACAATTCCATTGA
- the LOC117616815 gene encoding selenoprotein F, translating to MGALIAMLVVLGVAVPLGASKEQLSTRECENLGFTGLALCSDCNSLAEYVKDQELVSDCRKCCTEDSDDSISKVTYSGAILEVCMRKLVFYPEIVGFIEEEKDRFPSVKVQYIFNSPPKLILLDDADEHKETIRIDNWKREHILQFLQGKVKRASAI from the exons ATGGGAGCCTTGATCGCTATGTTGGTGGTGTTGGGGGTGGCAGTACCTTTAGGCGCATCGAAAGAGCAGCTGAGCACTAGGGAATGTGAGAATCTTGGCTTCACAGGGCTTGCTTTGTGCTCGGATTGTAACAGTTTGGCTGAGTACGTTAAAGACCAAG AGTTGGTATCGGACTGTAGGAAGTGTTGCACTGAGGATTCTGATGATTCCATCAGCAAG GTTACCTATTCTGGTGCCATTCTGGAGGTCTGCATGAGGAAACTGGTATTCTATCCGGAAATTGTTGGCTTcattgaagaagagaaggatcGGTTTCCTTCGGTCAAAGTTCAATACAttttcaattctccaccaaagtTGATCTTGCTAGATGATGCAGATGAACATAAGGAAACAATAAG GATTGACAATTGGAAGCGTGAACATATACTGCAGTTTCTGCAAGGGAAGGTAAAGCGTGCTTCAGCAATCTGA